A window of Juglans regia cultivar Chandler chromosome 7, Walnut 2.0, whole genome shotgun sequence contains these coding sequences:
- the LOC108989250 gene encoding cytochrome b561 and DOMON domain-containing protein At3g61750-like, with protein sequence MANLRSWVPNQLVVVGFCVSILVLELNVPALADHESGNIGGGGGRGEVPELCGTDLSFLPTPYGNLSHVFCKPIWNTFVLRHSQNEDHVINIILSAVYTTGWVGLGFSKDGMMVGSSAMVGWLNRKGHAKIKQYYLQGSKEWQVIPDKGELPLTGIPTYVGIHGAMIHLAYQMKFENQLARQPIILAFGSASPKHSHLPKHDDKTTIMFDFSPGSHVAVASTDFGPMKKNHGILGIIGWGLILPIGAIIPRYFKHKDPLWYYLHSVFQVVGFVIGLAGVVLGRRLYNMIKADFPTHRGIGIFVLVLSILQILAFFLRPNREAKIRKFWNWYHHWVGRLALFFGALNIVLGIQIGGAGNDWKIGYGFLLSVVILTVIVLEVLAWMKRSEKATDMDQSFQMNPVE encoded by the exons ATGGCAAATTTGAGATCTTGGGTTCCGAATCAACTTGTCGTTGTTGGGTTTTGTGTTTCGATTCTTGTCTTGGAGCTGAACGTTCCTGCATTAGCAGATCATGAGAGTGGTAacattggtggtggtggtggccgGGGTGAAGTGCCGGAGCTTTGTGGGACGGATTTGAGTTTCCTTCCTACGCCATATGGAAACTTATCCCATGTCTTCTGTAAACCTATTTGGAATACTTTTGTCTTGAGG CACTCCCAGAACGAAGATCATGTAATAAACATTATATTGTCGGCTGTATACACCACTGGTTGGGTGGGATTGGGGTTTTCCAAGGATGGTATGATGGTTGGTTCCAGTGCCATGGTGGGATGGCTTAACAGAAAAGGTCATGCAAAAATCAAGCAATACTATTTGCAAGGTTCCAAGGAATGGCAAGTCATACCAGACAAAGGTGAATTGCCACTAACTGGTATTCCTACTTATGTGGGGATTCATGGGGCCATGATTCACTTGGCATaccagatgaaatttgaaaatcaacttgCTCGGCAACCAATTATATTGGCTTTTGGAAGCGCATCCCCAAAGCACTCCCACCTACCTAAGCATGATGACAAAACAACCATCATGTTTGACTTCTCTCCAG GTTCTCATGTGGCCGTTGCATCCACTGATTTTGGCCCGATGAAAAAGAACCATGGGATATTGGGTATAATCGGATGGGGTCTGATCCTTCCTATTGGGGCAATCATCCCAAGATACTTCAAGCATAAGGACCCCTTATGGTACTACCTTCATTCGGTTTTTCAAGTTGTGGGGTTTGTCATCGGGCTTGCTGGCGTGGTACTCGGACGTCGactttataatatgataaaagCTGATTTTCCAACGCATAGAGGCATAGGAATCTTTGTTCTTGTACTCAGTATTCTTCAG ATTCTGGCTTTCTTTCTACGTCCGAATAGGGAGGCCAAGATTCGGAAGTTCTGGAATTGGTACCATCATTGGGTTGGAAGACTTGCCCTCTTTTTTGGAGCTTTGAACATTGTGTTGGGAATCCAGATTGGAGGTGCAGGGAACGATTGGAAAATAGGCTACGGATTTCTTCTGAGTGTAGTCATCCTCACAGTCATTGTTCTGGAAGTACTGGCGTGGATGAAAAGGTCAGAGAAGGCTACTGACATGGATCAATCCTTCCAAATGAATCCGGTTGAATAA